One Aerosakkonema funiforme FACHB-1375 genomic region harbors:
- a CDS encoding ester cyclase, whose translation MSDEQKKAIVLQYYEEFDNGNLDKIEDMLAPHYVAHIPGSPEPLNRETFKEFGLMFRSAFPDIRHSFEDVIVDDDKVVTRGSFAGTHQGKLQGLPPTNKRVTVSFIHVDRIENDKIAEHWGEADLMGMLRQLGAIPVPMPLVWQGLKIGAIVFTVLCIIGLLIYRY comes from the coding sequence ATGTCTGACGAACAGAAAAAAGCCATTGTCCTTCAATATTATGAAGAGTTCGACAATGGTAATTTAGATAAGATAGAGGATATGCTCGCTCCTCATTATGTCGCACACATACCCGGCTCTCCCGAACCGCTAAACCGCGAAACTTTTAAAGAATTTGGCCTGATGTTTCGCTCTGCTTTTCCGGATATTCGGCACAGTTTTGAAGATGTCATTGTCGATGACGATAAAGTTGTCACCCGTGGGAGTTTTGCTGGCACACATCAAGGAAAATTGCAAGGTTTGCCTCCCACAAATAAGCGAGTTACAGTGTCGTTCATCCACGTAGATCGCATTGAAAATGACAAAATCGCGGAACACTGGGGAGAAGCCGATTTAATGGGTATGTTGCGGCAACTTGGTGCAATTCCTGTCCCAATGCCGCTTGTTTGGCAGGGATTGAAAATTGGTGCGATCGTCTTTACAGTTTTATGTATCATCGGTTTATTAATTTACAGATATTAA
- a CDS encoding AAA-like domain-containing protein, whose amino-acid sequence MANYHYQIGGSLPIDAPSYVTRQADEDLYQGLKAGEFCYVLNSRQMGKSSLKVRVMQRLKAEGVNCVAIDITAIGTTNITPEEWYFSMMDSIVGSLDLYDEFDLDSWWEDNNKLSDVQKFSKFIATVLLKLIPDGIVIFVDEIDSVLALPFKLDDFFAFIRDCYNRRADRLKYQRLTFALIGVATPSDLIGDKRRTPFNIGRAIELTGFKLNEVQPLAVGLAEKSSNPQILIQSILDWTGGQPFLTQKLCSLILKCEEPIPAGEENEWLARLVQKRIVENWESNDEPEHLRTIRDRLLINQHKASRLLGLYQRILQQNLQAERNQDEAELRLSGLVVKQDNRLKVYNRIYAAVFNGHWLEQELAKLRPYAESFNAWVASHHQDESRLLRGQALRDALNWANNKNLSSEDYRFLEASHRLEYQETERELEAQRKANQILAEAHQKAELALAVADVRLAVAAAQERFLQRQPFQSLIESLKAAQNLKKINRSLWDRDSIQGLVFTVLDRAIHQIQEYNTLNGHSDRVIGVSFSPDGELIASASWDKTVKLWKRDGTLWKTLNGHSDEVYGVSFSPDGELIASGSWDKTVKLWKRDGTPVTTLNGHSDGIEAVSFSPDGELIASGSWDKTVKLWKRDGTLWKTLDGHTDGVMGVSFSPDGEWIASGSRDKTVKLWKRDGTLWKTLDGHTDGVMGVSFSPNGEWIASGSRDKTVKLWKRDGILVTTLNGHSNEVWAVSFSRNEELIASGSLDKTVKLWKRGGTLVTTLNGHSGGVGGVSFSPDGELIASGSVDKTVKLWKRDGTLWKTFNGHSDGVIGVSFSPDGELIASGSVDKTAKLWKRDGTLVKTLSGHSSEVWAVSFSPDGELIASGSADKTVKLWKRDGTLWKTLNGHSNAVTGVSFSPDGELIASGSWDKTVKLWQRDGTLWKTLNGHTERVYGVSFSPNGELIASGSRDKTVKLWKRDGTLWKTFNGHSDTVYGVSFSQDGEWIASASVDKTVKLWHLNIDIDDLVALGCHWLKDYFITHPEIKQELSICQDREVLQSTPLLLFTQAQELAKNGSVSESLALFLEASKLDANLQFSSEEDIYKPVASYWLEQGRYYISIEDFQRVNVLVSRAMKLDRTLKINPLEAEIKNKLVGYFLKDKEIIKAIQTYQELIKLDLEVDISARDLNELCWYGSIYGYAKDALTAGENAVKLAPNDGNIRDSRGLARALNGDTKGAIEDFQAFIEYSNDEEKKAQRKTWIEALDSGKNPFTPDELKRLQ is encoded by the coding sequence ATGGCTAACTATCACTACCAAATTGGCGGTAGCTTACCAATTGATGCACCTAGTTACGTCACTCGCCAAGCCGATGAAGACTTGTACCAAGGATTAAAAGCCGGAGAATTTTGCTATGTTTTAAATTCCCGCCAAATGGGGAAATCTTCCCTAAAAGTGCGTGTTATGCAACGCTTAAAAGCAGAGGGAGTTAACTGTGTTGCCATTGACATTACTGCGATCGGCACCACAAATATCACTCCCGAAGAATGGTATTTTAGCATGATGGATAGCATTGTGGGCAGTTTAGATTTGTATGATGAATTCGATTTAGATAGTTGGTGGGAAGATAATAATAAGCTGTCTGATGTTCAGAAATTTAGTAAATTTATAGCGACAGTATTATTAAAATTGATTCCCGATGGAATCGTAATTTTTGTCGATGAAATCGATAGCGTTCTGGCTTTACCTTTTAAACTTGATGACTTTTTTGCTTTCATTAGAGATTGTTACAATCGGAGGGCAGATAGACTAAAATATCAACGGTTAACTTTTGCTTTAATTGGTGTGGCAACACCTTCCGATTTAATTGGCGATAAACGCAGAACGCCGTTTAATATTGGTAGAGCAATAGAATTAACTGGATTTAAGTTAAATGAGGTACAACCACTAGCAGTAGGATTAGCAGAAAAATCGAGTAATCCTCAAATTTTAATCCAAAGTATTTTAGATTGGACTGGCGGACAACCATTTTTGACTCAGAAACTTTGTTCTCTTATTTTGAAATGCGAAGAACCGATTCCTGCAGGAGAAGAGAATGAGTGGTTAGCGCGTTTAGTGCAGAAACGAATCGTGGAAAACTGGGAATCAAATGATGAACCGGAACATTTAAGAACGATTCGAGATAGACTATTAATTAATCAACATAAAGCCAGTAGATTGCTGGGATTATACCAACGAATTTTACAGCAAAATTTACAAGCCGAACGAAATCAAGACGAAGCGGAATTACGCTTGTCGGGATTAGTAGTTAAACAAGATAATAGATTAAAAGTTTACAATCGCATATATGCGGCTGTTTTTAATGGTCATTGGTTAGAGCAAGAATTAGCCAAATTACGACCTTATGCCGAATCATTTAATGCTTGGGTAGCTTCTCATCATCAAGATGAGTCGCGATTATTAAGAGGACAAGCGTTACGAGATGCTTTAAATTGGGCAAATAACAAAAATTTATCTTCTGAAGATTATCGATTTTTAGAAGCTAGCCATAGATTAGAATATCAGGAAACAGAAAGAGAGTTAGAAGCACAGAGAAAAGCCAATCAAATTTTAGCGGAAGCGCACCAAAAAGCGGAATTAGCACTAGCTGTAGCGGATGTGCGGTTAGCGGTTGCCGCCGCCCAAGAAAGATTTCTTCAAAGACAACCATTTCAGTCATTAATTGAAAGCTTGAAAGCAGCACAAAACCTGAAAAAAATAAATCGCTCACTGTGGGATCGAGATAGTATACAAGGGTTAGTTTTTACTGTTCTCGATCGAGCTATACATCAGATTCAAGAATATAACACGCTCAACGGTCATAGCGATCGGGTAATTGGAGTTAGTTTTAGCCCGGATGGAGAATTGATTGCTTCCGCGAGTTGGGACAAAACGGTGAAGTTATGGAAACGGGATGGCACGCTTTGGAAAACTCTCAATGGTCATAGCGATGAGGTATATGGAGTCAGTTTTAGCCCCGATGGAGAATTAATTGCTTCTGGGAGTTGGGACAAAACAGTGAAGTTGTGGAAACGCGATGGCACTCCGGTCACAACTCTTAATGGTCATAGCGATGGAATAGAGGCAGTCAGTTTTAGCCCCGATGGAGAATTAATTGCTTCTGGGAGTTGGGACAAAACAGTAAAGTTATGGAAACGGGATGGCACGCTTTGGAAAACTCTTGATGGCCATACCGATGGGGTAATGGGAGTTAGTTTTAGCCCCGATGGAGAATGGATTGCTTCTGGGAGTCGAGACAAAACAGTAAAGTTATGGAAACGGGATGGCACGCTTTGGAAAACTCTTGATGGCCATACCGATGGGGTAATGGGAGTTAGTTTTAGCCCCAATGGAGAATGGATTGCTTCTGGGAGTAGAGACAAAACAGTAAAGTTGTGGAAACGGGATGGCATTCTAGTAACAACTCTCAATGGTCATAGCAATGAGGTATGGGCAGTCAGTTTTAGCCGGAATGAAGAATTGATTGCTTCTGGGAGTTTGGACAAAACAGTAAAGTTGTGGAAACGGGGTGGCACTCTGGTAACAACTCTCAACGGTCATAGTGGTGGGGTAGGAGGAGTTAGTTTTAGCCCGGACGGAGAATTGATTGCTTCTGGGAGTGTGGACAAAACAGTAAAGTTGTGGAAACGAGATGGCACACTTTGGAAAACTTTCAATGGTCATAGTGATGGAGTAATAGGAGTCAGTTTTAGCCCAGACGGAGAATTGATTGCTTCTGGGAGTGTGGACAAAACAGCGAAGTTGTGGAAACGGGATGGCACTCTAGTAAAAACTCTCAGTGGTCATAGCAGTGAGGTATGGGCAGTCAGTTTTAGCCCCGATGGAGAATTGATTGCTTCTGGGAGTGCAGACAAAACAGTAAAGTTATGGAAACGGGATGGCACGCTTTGGAAAACTCTTAATGGTCATAGCAATGCAGTAACAGGAGTTAGTTTTAGCCCGGACGGAGAATTGATTGCTTCTGGGAGTTGGGATAAAACAGTGAAATTGTGGCAACGGGATGGCACGCTTTGGAAAACTCTTAATGGTCATACCGAGAGAGTATATGGAGTCAGTTTTAGCCCGAATGGAGAATTGATTGCTTCTGGGAGTAGGGACAAAACAGTGAAGTTGTGGAAACGAGATGGTACTCTTTGGAAAACTTTTAATGGTCACAGCGATACAGTATATGGAGTCAGTTTTAGCCAGGACGGAGAATGGATTGCTTCTGCGAGTGTGGACAAAACAGTGAAGTTGTGGCATCTCAACATAGATATAGATGATTTAGTTGCTCTTGGCTGTCATTGGCTAAAAGATTATTTCATTACTCACCCGGAAATTAAACAAGAATTATCCATTTGTCAGGATCGAGAGGTCTTGCAATCAACTCCTTTACTTCTTTTCACACAAGCACAAGAATTAGCTAAAAATGGCTCGGTTAGTGAATCATTGGCTTTATTCCTAGAAGCTAGTAAACTCGATGCTAATTTGCAATTTAGTTCGGAAGAAGATATTTATAAGCCAGTAGCTTCTTATTGGTTGGAGCAAGGTCGTTATTATATTTCTATAGAAGATTTTCAAAGGGTAAATGTACTGGTTAGCAGAGCGATGAAACTCGATCGCACTTTAAAAATAAACCCTCTAGAGGCAGAGATTAAAAATAAGTTAGTAGGATATTTTCTGAAAGACAAGGAAATTATCAAAGCAATTCAAACCTATCAAGAACTTATTAAACTCGATCTCGAAGTTGATATTTCCGCACGTGACTTGAATGAATTGTGCTGGTATGGCAGCATATACGGATATGCTAAAGATGCTCTAACTGCTGGTGAAAATGCCGTAAAACTTGCCCCTAATGATGGCAATATTCGAGATAGTCGAGGATTAGCAAGAGCTTTAAATGGAGATACAAAGGGAGCAATAGAAGATTTTCAAGCATTTATTGAATACAGTAATGATGAGGAAAAAAAAGCACAAAGAAAAACTTGGATAGAGGCTCTAGATTCGGGTAAAAATCCATTTACACCAGACGAGTTAAAGCGGTTGCAATAA